One bacterium DNA segment encodes these proteins:
- a CDS encoding mandelate racemase/muconate lactonizing enzyme family protein: MHIETVRAIPLLATIDPPQRIGRATFTKLGVTLVEVRSDTGLVGYGECLGRYAPRIWAAIVDDLLAPLVAGEDPWDTERLWERMFRDLRSLSGHSRGMLVEGIAGVDTALWDLKGKAAGRPVSALLGGRVRSRLSAYASSVMVREPEAMAADAAEVVARGFRALKVKIGTGVESDAAVIRGVRRAVGDAVDLMVDANGAYRAAEAIDLIRRIDDCRITWFEEPVPPDDLEGYRRIRAATTMRLAAGEGEFTRFGVRDVLAADAVDVIQPDVARAGGISETRKITELAATHHVAYAPHVGFSSIVCVAATLQLAAAAPNFLTYECMYTANPLRERLAVTALGGPAQLDDGRVPVPQGPGLGLELDPDALAFYAAT, translated from the coding sequence ATGCACATCGAGACCGTCCGCGCGATTCCCCTGCTCGCCACGATCGATCCGCCCCAGCGGATCGGCCGGGCCACGTTCACCAAACTCGGCGTGACGCTCGTCGAGGTCCGGTCCGACACCGGCCTCGTGGGCTACGGCGAATGTCTCGGCCGCTACGCGCCGCGGATCTGGGCGGCCATCGTGGACGACCTGCTGGCGCCGCTCGTGGCCGGGGAGGATCCATGGGACACCGAGCGGCTGTGGGAGCGTATGTTTCGCGACCTGCGCTCGCTCAGCGGACACAGCCGGGGCATGCTGGTCGAAGGGATCGCCGGCGTCGACACGGCGCTGTGGGACCTTAAAGGGAAGGCGGCGGGCCGGCCGGTGTCGGCGCTGCTCGGAGGGCGCGTGCGGAGCCGGCTCAGCGCCTATGCATCCTCCGTGATGGTGCGCGAGCCCGAGGCGATGGCGGCGGACGCTGCGGAGGTGGTGGCACGCGGCTTCCGCGCCCTGAAGGTCAAGATCGGCACCGGGGTTGAGAGCGACGCCGCCGTCATCCGCGGCGTCCGCCGCGCCGTGGGCGACGCGGTCGACCTGATGGTCGACGCGAACGGCGCGTACCGGGCGGCAGAGGCGATCGACTTGATCCGGCGCATCGACGACTGTCGAATCACGTGGTTCGAGGAGCCGGTGCCTCCCGATGATCTGGAAGGGTACCGCCGCATCCGCGCGGCGACGACGATGCGCCTGGCGGCCGGCGAGGGCGAGTTCACGCGCTTCGGCGTGCGCGACGTGCTCGCGGCGGACGCGGTAGACGTGATCCAGCCCGACGTGGCGCGGGCCGGCGGCATCAGCGAGACGAGGAAGATCACGGAACTGGCCGCGACGCACCACGTCGCCTACGCGCCCCACGTCGGGTTCTCGTCGATCGTCTGTGTGGCGGCGACCCTGCAACTCGCCGCCGCGGCGCCGAACTTCCTGACCTACGAGTGCATGTACACCGCCAACCCGCTCCGCGAACGCCTGGCGGTGACCGCGTTGGGCGGCCCCGCCCAGCTCGACGACGGCCGGGTGCCGGTGCCGCAGGGGCCGGGCCTCGGACTCGAGCTGGATCCGGACGCGCTCGCCTTCTACGCGGCGACGTAG